From one Alosa alosa isolate M-15738 ecotype Scorff River chromosome 5, AALO_Geno_1.1, whole genome shotgun sequence genomic stretch:
- the LOC125294648 gene encoding H-2 class II histocompatibility antigen, A-U alpha chain-like: MKMTLTGIFFILAGIIYTEAMDVAVDVALNGCTDTDGEKMFGLDGEEMAHSDWKAGKLVMTLPKFADPFGYVEGTYESSIAQIQTCRANLALNIQANKNPAVAEGDPPMSSIYPKSKVKVGTENSLICYITAFYPPRLNVTWTRNNKMMTQGVSTSQLRVNLKDGTYTMISTLQFTPQDGDMYTCTVEHSALDQPMTREFDVEVPSEPSLGPAVFCGVGLTLGLLGVATGTFFLVKGNQCN, from the exons ATGAAGATGACTCTAACAGGGATATTTTTCATCCTTGCTGGGATTATCTACACAGAGGCGATGG ATGTAGCTGTGGATGTTGCTCTGAATggatgcacagacacagatggagagaaaatgTTTGGACTGGATGGGGAAGAGATGGCTCACTCAGACTGGAAGGCTGGAAAGTTAGTGATGACACTGCCTAAGTTTGCTGATCCATTTGGATATGTGGAGGGCACATATGAGAGTTCAATTGCACAGATACAAACCTGCAGGGCGAACTTGGCACTAAACatacaagcaaacaaaaaccCAGCAGTGGCAGAGGGTGA cccccccatGAGCTCCATCTACCCCAAATCTAAAGTGAAGGTGGGAACTGAGAACTCTCTCATCTGCTACATCACTGCATTCTACCCGCCCCGGCTCAACGTGACCTGGACCAGGAACAACAAGATGATGACTCAGGGAGTGAGCACCAGTCAGCTGCGGGTCAATCTTAAAGATGGCACCTACACCATGATCTCCACCCTGCAGTTCACCCCTCAGGACGGGGACATGTACACCTGCACTGTGGAGCACTCGGCACTGGACCAGCCCATGACCAGAGAGTTCG ATGTGGAGGTGCCTTCTGAGCCCAGTCTTGGTCCAGCAGTGTTCTGTGGAGTGGGTCTGACTCTGGGGCTGCTGGGAGTGGCTACCGGAACATTCTTCCTCGTCAAGGGAAACCAGTGCAACTGA
- the LOC125294647 gene encoding LOW QUALITY PROTEIN: H-2 class II histocompatibility antigen, E-S beta chain-like (The sequence of the model RefSeq protein was modified relative to this genomic sequence to represent the inferred CDS: inserted 1 base in 1 codon), whose product MSLQYYASGVVFAATLLGVGAFNGYYQYNTQTCHFNPNNLSDVELIYTSWFNKDPYIRFNSTVGEYVGYTAHGVYNAEIFNKDPAEMAQMRGEKDRYCKNNXSRFYNAILSKTVEPEVMLSMGRPPSGGHPAMLMCSAYNFYPKMIRVKWYRDDQEVTTGDVISTEELADGDWYYQMHSHLAFTPKAGEKISCSVEHASLKEPKELVWDSSMPEPERNKIAIGAAGLVLGLIVTAAGFIYYRTKARGRILVPSG is encoded by the exons ATGTCTCTGCAATATTATGCATCTGGGGTCGTCTTTGCTGCTACTCTTTTGGGAGTGG GTGCCTTTAATGGATATTACCAGTATAATACTCAGACGTGCCATTTCAACCCAAATAATTTGAGTGATGTGGAGTTAATTTATACCTCCTGGTTTAACAAGGATCCATACATACGGTTCAACAGCACTGTGGGGGAGTATGTGGGATACACGGCACATGGGGTGTATAATGCAGAGATATTTAACAAAGATCCAGCGGAGATGGCACAGATGCGGGGGGAGAAGGACAGATACTGCAAGAACA AATCCCGGTTTTATAATGCCATACTGTCAAAGACTG TTGAGCCAGAGGTGATGCTGAGTATGGGGAGGCCTCCAAGTGGTGGTCATCCTGCCATGCTGATGTGCAGCGCGTACAACTTCTACCCGAAGATGATCCGTGTGAAATGGTACAGAGATGACCAGGAGGTGACCACCGGTGATGTGATATCCACGGAGGAGCTGGCGGATGGAGACTGGTACTACCAGATGCACTCCCACCTGGCGTTCACCCCCAAAGCTGGAGAGAAGATCTCCTGTTCAGTGGAGCACGCCAGCCTGAAGGAGCCCAAGGAGTTGGTCTGGG ACTCCTCCATGCCTGAGCCAGAGAGGAACAAGATTGCCATCGGGGCAGCAGGTCTGGTGTTGGGCCTCATCGTCACTGCTGCAGGCTTCATCTACTACAGGACCAAAGCCAGAG GGCGGATCTTGGTACCTAGTGGCTAG